The following nucleotide sequence is from Streptomyces bathyalis.
GGCTCTTCGCGGGTCTCGCAGTCATCGCGACCGGAGCCACGGACGGCACCCCCGCGGCGGTCGCGACCGAGGTCGAACGGTACGCGGAACTGCCCCAGAGGGGGCGTCTGCGCAGCCTGGGTACGGGTGACTTCTGGAAGGGCGTGACCCGCGGAGTCGCACGGAACCTGCTGACGGCCCTGGCCGGCCAGCAGCTCGACCCGTACTCCGCTGCCGTGACCAGCGCGCTGCTCGACGCCCTCTTCGAGCCGCTTGCTCCGCGGGGCAGGGTGGAGCTGGCGCGGATCTACGGCTCCTACACCGGCGCCGCCGGCCAGCCCAGGCACGGGCTGAGGGATCTCGCGGCCGATTTCCGGGCCGGCGGACAGACGCGGAAGCTTGCGGAGGGCTTTCTCTTCCGGGCTCTGCGCGAGGACTTGGAGGGTGCCTACCCGACTGCGTCCGGCTGGCTGCGCCGGGTCGGGCGCCCGGCGCTGCTGCTGGACCACTCCGAGTCGCCGCTCGGGGAGCTCCTGCTGAGATCCGTGCTCACCGACCGCCGGGACGGGCAGCGCGACCGGGTGGTGATCGTGGGCACGGCGCGCAGAGCGGACGGCGGCACCTTCCTGCACGGCGGCCTGCCACCGGACTCCGTGCGGCCACCGGCGAGCTTCCGTCCCGCCGACGGCCCTCCGGAGCAATGGGTCCGTAAGGACAGAGGGTCCGCCACGGCGCCTCTGGCCGACGGCGTGCTGCTGCTGCGAATGCCCTTCCTCACGGGGGACGAGCAACGCCGGGAGACCGAGAGCCGGCAAGCGCCCTCCGAGCCGGAAGGCAGCGCGAACCGCCTCCGCATCGACAGCGCCGTGGAGCGGCTGAGCGGTGGACGGCCCCACACGGTGATCCGGCTGGCTGCCGCTGCCGCCGCCTTCCGCATGCCCGCGGACGCCAACGACCGGGACCTGCTGGACGCCCCGTTCCGGCTTCCCGGCGACGACGCCTCCGATCGGCCCGTCGCCGACGTACTGCTCAAGGAGCTGGTCCAGGACCAGCTGCCGGTGAGGCTGCGGAGTGAGCACCTCCCACACTGGCTCGATCTGCTCACCCACCTGTCGGTCGCGCACGACGAGGAGTGCGCGGACGTCCTGCTCCGCCACCATCAGGCGGGCCACGTACACGACTTGACGGCGCATGACGTGTCGGCGCTGCTCGTGGACACCGGCTGGTCCAGCTGCGAACGCCATTTCATCGGGGACTTCGGTCTGCGTCAGCTGCTGGTGCACCGGCTGTACGGTCTGCGTCCCGGCGGAGCCGCCTGGTACGCCGACCACCACTTGCTGCGGGACCACTACGCGGGACGGGCGGCGGCGGACGAGGAGGCACGGGACGAACGGGCGCCGGAGGAGCGGGCGTTCCGTACGGTCACGGCGCATCGGATGAACCACCACCTGGTGTCCGGCGGTGTGGACGACGTGGTCGGCCATCTGGCCGACACGCTTCCCGGACGTCCACGTGAGTGGTGCGCGGAGCTGCTGGACATCGCCCAGGCGCCGTACCCGGGCGGCACGGACAACCGGCGGGAGCGCGCCCTGGGCCTTGCCGACATGGGCGGACCGGCGCTGCGCCGCACCGTCGACGAGCTGCTGCACGCGGTGTGGCTCTGCGAGGAGCGGACCAGGCCGACCGGACCGGAGACGGCCCGCACGCTGACCGAGCTCTTCTCCAGCCTCTCGCGCATGGACTTCGAGGGCGCGGGACAGCTCCGCAAGACGGCCACGCACTGGAGTGAACTGGCCGCGAACGAGCAGCCGTTGCTGCGCTGCACCTGTACCGAACAGCTGGGGCGAAGGAGATGACGGGGGATGCCCAACTGGAAGAAGATCCTCTACGCGCTGCTGGGCGTGGGGGCGGCGACGGTGTTGGTCTGGTTCGGTCTGTCCTTCCTCCAGAAGCCGGAGATGTGCTTCGAGGGCGTCGAGCGGATCGGCGACGAGTGCGTCGGCGTCAACGGCGAGGGATACGACTTCGGCACGCCTGAGATACGCGAGGTGTCCCGGGCCATCGCACGCGAGAACAAGAAGATCGACGGCCAGCCGCACGTCACGGTCGCGGTGATGCTGCCGCTCCAGTCGGACCAGGCGACGCTGCGCCGGCAGATGCGCAGCGATCTCCAGGGCGCGTATCTGGGCCAGCGGGAGGCCAACGAGGGCGAGGGGGAGCCGCCGAAGATCCGGCTGGTTCTGGCCAACCCCGGGCTGTACTACGGGCACCAGGACAAGGTCGTGGGCACCCTGCTGCGGATGGCCGACTCGGAGAAGGACCGGCTGCGCGCCGTCACGGGGTTCAACCTCAGCCTCGACGAGACCGAGGCGGCCATCGAGCGTCTGACGAAGCACAAGGTCCCGGTGCTCGCCTCCCGGATCAGCGGGGACCGTATCGCCAACGAGGACCGGAAGGACGGGACGGCGAAGCTGCGGTTCCCCGGCCTCGCGCGGATCATCCCCACCAACCACGACGCCGCTCAGGCCCTTGCCAACTTCAACGGCGAACGGGGCCGGGAGGACCGCAAGACGGTCCTGGTCTACGACAAGCGCAGCGACGGCTACAACGAGTCGCTGGCGAAGGCGTTCAGCGGGATCGACGAGAAGGGCCCGCCCGGCCCCGCCGCGATGCCCTTCGAGTCCCCGGCCATCGACGAGCCGGGCTCGACCGGCAACCAGTTCACGCAGACCGCCAACAACATCTGCGACTCCGGCGCCGACACCGTCTACTTCGCGGGGCGCACCCTGCATCTGCGGATCTTCGCGCTGAAGCTCGCCCAAGTGGAGTGCAAGCACCGGCACTACACCATCGTCAGCGGCTCCGACGCCGCGTCGCTGCGGCTGGGCATGACGGAGGAGAAGTGGGCGCGGCTGCGGGGCGAGGACGGGAAGCCGAAGGTGACGGTGCAGTACGCCGCTCCCGCGCACCCGGACGCCTGGCGTTCCGAGATGGCCGACTGGAAGAAGAAGTGGGACGAGGACCACGACCGGCAGCCCGCCAAGGACGAGCTGCCCCAGTACCTCACCGAGCCCGGAGCGGCCCTGGAAGACCTTGAGCAGCGGATACGCAGCACGCGCGACGAGGGCGTCCGGATCGGCTCCGTCCCGGACCTGGAGGACTCCCGGACGATGCTCGTCTACGACGGGCTCGTCACCATCGGCAAGGCGCTGCACCAGGCGCAGAAGGGCGGCGCCGAGGCGGTGCCCGGGCGTGAGGACGTCGGCGGGCAGTGGTCGCTGTTCCACTCCCGGCACCGGGTGCCGGGCACGAGCGGCCTGATCTGCCTCACCAGCGGCGGCAATTCGTACGACAAGCCGGCCGCGGTGGTCGAGCTGGACCCGGGCCGGGAGGGCCGCGGCAAGCTGAAGTTCGTCGGCCTCGGCTGGCCGGCCGGCAAGGAGCAGCCGAAGAACTGCGTGATCCCCAGCGGACAGTCGGGCGCTCGCTAGGCCGGAGGGCTCGGGTCGAGGGCTCAGGACGAGGGCTCAGGACGAGCGATCCGGGCCCTCGTCCTGGTCACCCGTGTCGGCCGGGTCCAGCAAGTGGGGATTGTTGTTGCGGACGTTGTTGACCGCCGTGGACACCGGGCGGGCGTCCAGTTCGCCCCCGGCGGGGGAGGTCAGGAGTCCGCGGAGCTCGTCCGGGTCCTCGTGCGCGGGGTCGAGCCAGGCGGCCTGGTCGGCGGGGTCGATGGCCAGGGGCATCCTCGGATGGACCCTGCCTGCCGCGTCGGTGGCCTCGGTGGTGATGATCGTGCAGGTCCTCCACCAGGCCTGTGGGTCGTCCTTGTCGCGATCGGGGTCCCGCCAGATCTCGTACAGCCCCGCCAGCGCCATCACCTGCCCGTCGTGGGGGTGGATGAAGTAGGGCTGCTTGTACGCCTTGTGGGTCTCGGTCGCCGGGACGGACTGCCACTCGTAGAAGCCGTCGGCGGGCAGCAGACAGCGGCGCTTGGCGAACGCGCGGCGGTAGGCCCGCTTCTCGTGGACGGTCTCCATCCGGGCGTTGATCATCTTCGCGCCGACGGCCGGGTTCTTCGCCCAGAACGGCACCAGGCCCCAGCGCAGCGGACGCAGTTGCCGCTCCACCGCCCCCGTCTCACGGTCGGCCTTCTCCAGGACGGCCCACACGTGGTCGGTGGGAGCGACGTTGTAGTTCGGATCCAGGGCCGACTCGCGGTCCCACTGGTCGACGTCGAAGAGACCGGCCAGGTCTTCCGGACTGCGGGTCGAGGCGTATCTGCCGCACATGCGTCCACCCTGCCACGCCGGTACGACATGTGACCGCCCGTTGCCCGCTGCGGTCACCGCGCACACCCGGCGGCGCACATCGCGCTCCGGCTCCCGGCCCGTTCAGGCCGAGGCGTCCACGACCTGCCAGATCCTGGTCGCGACGTGGAGGTTGAGGCGTGTGTCGGGCTCAGAGAGGTCGTGGCCGCTGACCTCCCGTATGCGGCCGAGCCGGTAGCGCAGGGTGCTGCGGTGGATCATCAGCACGGCGGCGGCGGTGTCGTAGTTGCCGCCGCAGTCGAAGTAGAGGGACAGGGTCCTCACCAGGTCGGTGTGGTGCTCCGCGTCGTAGTCCTGCAGCGGGCCGAGCCATTCGCGTACGAACTCCTCGGCCTTCCGCTGATCCTCACCGGAGGCGAGGATGCGGTAGAACCCCAGCTCGTCGTATGCGGTGGCGCCCTCGGGGGTGCTGGAGTGACGCCGGAACTCCGACGCGCGCACCGCTTCCTCGTAGGAGCGGGGGAAGGCCGCCGGAGAGTCGGCCCGCCCGCCGATGCCGACGCTTCCGGCCCCGGAGTCCAGTGCCTCCGCCACGGCTTCGTGCAGGGCGTGCGGCGCAGCCGCGCCCTGTACGGCCAGCACCGTGGTCCCCGAGCGGCGGCCGAGCAGGAATTTCAGGCCGAGGCCGGTGGCCGAGCGCCCGACGGCGTCGGCGACGGCGTCCGTCGGCTTGTCCTCCCACTGCACGACCACGACGCGGTGCGGTCCGTGCAGGTCGTGCCCGACGGCTTCGGAGCGTGCGTAAGCCCCGGCGTCGTCCGTCCCGATGATCAGGTCCTCGACGAGCTCGCGGCGCAGCCGCAGCTCCGTCTCCGCCAGACGCCGCTGGTGGGACATCTCCAGGGCCAGCGCGACGCAGGCGTGGTCGAGCACGAACTCCTCGTGTGCCCCGGCGGTCCTGCCGGGGTCGATGAGCGAGATCGTTCCGAACACCTTGCCGCGGTGCTGGGCGATGCAGGTGAGGCGGCTTCCCGCACGTACGGGGCCGGCGCGCCGCATGCCGCTGTGCACTTCCTGCTCGTGCCGCACGAGCCCGGGCTCCGGGTACGGGTCCGGGCGGCCGGGGCCCGACCAGACCCGCAGGTTCCCGAAGGGGTCCTCGATGGCCACGGGGAGGCCGGTGAAGGCGCGGACCATGTCCGCGATGCCTTCCTCGCTCTCGGCTGAGGCCTGGCTGAGGCCTTCGTGGACGGACTTCTGGAACTCCAGCTCCGCCACCGACTCGCGCAGCTGGGCGATCGCCTTGCCGCGGTCGTGGTGGGCGCGGCGCAGCGCCGAGGCGTGCTCCCGCTCCGCCCTGCGGCCCGCGGCGTTGCCGAGGGCCGCCGAGGTCTGCTGCGCCAGTGCCCGGATCAG
It contains:
- a CDS encoding ABC transporter substrate-binding protein; protein product: MPNWKKILYALLGVGAATVLVWFGLSFLQKPEMCFEGVERIGDECVGVNGEGYDFGTPEIREVSRAIARENKKIDGQPHVTVAVMLPLQSDQATLRRQMRSDLQGAYLGQREANEGEGEPPKIRLVLANPGLYYGHQDKVVGTLLRMADSEKDRLRAVTGFNLSLDETEAAIERLTKHKVPVLASRISGDRIANEDRKDGTAKLRFPGLARIIPTNHDAAQALANFNGERGREDRKTVLVYDKRSDGYNESLAKAFSGIDEKGPPGPAAMPFESPAIDEPGSTGNQFTQTANNICDSGADTVYFAGRTLHLRIFALKLAQVECKHRHYTIVSGSDAASLRLGMTEEKWARLRGEDGKPKVTVQYAAPAHPDAWRSEMADWKKKWDEDHDRQPAKDELPQYLTEPGAALEDLEQRIRSTRDEGVRIGSVPDLEDSRTMLVYDGLVTIGKALHQAQKGGAEAVPGREDVGGQWSLFHSRHRVPGTSGLICLTSGGNSYDKPAAVVELDPGREGRGKLKFVGLGWPAGKEQPKNCVIPSGQSGAR
- a CDS encoding SOS response-associated peptidase yields the protein MCGRYASTRSPEDLAGLFDVDQWDRESALDPNYNVAPTDHVWAVLEKADRETGAVERQLRPLRWGLVPFWAKNPAVGAKMINARMETVHEKRAYRRAFAKRRCLLPADGFYEWQSVPATETHKAYKQPYFIHPHDGQVMALAGLYEIWRDPDRDKDDPQAWWRTCTIITTEATDAAGRVHPRMPLAIDPADQAAWLDPAHEDPDELRGLLTSPAGGELDARPVSTAVNNVRNNNPHLLDPADTGDQDEGPDRSS
- a CDS encoding PucR family transcriptional regulator — encoded protein: MSVDPTKQRQSLPAPATWGTEGPNGLRDLILLSIAMFEGRDEEDVLHLAMAAVASLAPCTAEAGYLRGEDGWVRAPDERDGAPGTDLDDQVAALGAEDGIVRVPGRNWCEAIALRPAGTTIGYLVVSAATRISDEEHFLIRALAQQTSAALGNAAGRRAEREHASALRRAHHDRGKAIAQLRESVAELEFQKSVHEGLSQASAESEEGIADMVRAFTGLPVAIEDPFGNLRVWSGPGRPDPYPEPGLVRHEQEVHSGMRRAGPVRAGSRLTCIAQHRGKVFGTISLIDPGRTAGAHEEFVLDHACVALALEMSHQRRLAETELRLRRELVEDLIIGTDDAGAYARSEAVGHDLHGPHRVVVVQWEDKPTDAVADAVGRSATGLGLKFLLGRRSGTTVLAVQGAAAPHALHEAVAEALDSGAGSVGIGGRADSPAAFPRSYEEAVRASEFRRHSSTPEGATAYDELGFYRILASGEDQRKAEEFVREWLGPLQDYDAEHHTDLVRTLSLYFDCGGNYDTAAAVLMIHRSTLRYRLGRIREVSGHDLSEPDTRLNLHVATRIWQVVDASA